Proteins encoded together in one Psilocybe cubensis strain MGC-MH-2018 chromosome 8, whole genome shotgun sequence window:
- a CDS encoding Cytochrome P450 monooxygenase (Cytochrome P450 monooxygenase MYCFIDRAFT_204672), giving the protein MAAASASFSPLANIINKPSEWSNDVRAAVIIALSVVVFSAVLLRPSYDGKVYDLGGIPILTVWSFFTKRYDFIREQFKNSGGKTFRFRVLQHRVIAFNGEQSRKVYFNEAGFSMSEGYRILMGGAPELKDAHVQSSVTDADIEDGFIKRLLLLLRRDRITDTLPTLLDDMHTRMTEWGTEGKINPFSQLVFQMTIRMATCKELAEDRKAMNDLAKHYWALEKSATPVSLLLPWFPGPAKRAKEKSTVALYNLFNSFVERRRNATVPSSDPIDLFIAQGDSNDTIIGVPCWTLLFLGSNPVWKKKVVDELKALVANHTDTLSSEPLHKRLAAIPLNAWEEQLPTIDLAIRETLRITATGSTLRRNMHKDVTVDGVTVKRGDFLTYQLADVHLNPEIYKDPMQFDPSRFLEGREEDRKETFAFIGWGVGRHPCAGMKIAKLEIKLILALILLGYEYELVDGSGKYPKQLPTPDRNDIQQARPLGEPCYMKFKKVAE; this is encoded by the exons ATGGCTGCAGCCTCAGCCAGCTTCAGCCCCCTCGCTaatatcatcaacaaaccaTCTGAATGGTCAAACGATGTGCGTGCGGCGGTTATCATCGCACTCTCCGTCGTTGTCTTCTCTGCGGTGTTGCTACGCCCCAGTTACGATGGAAAGGTCTATGATCTTGGAGGGATACCTATCTTGACCGTATGGTCATTCTTTACCAAGAGGTACGATTTTATTAGGGAGCAGTTCAAGAATAGTGGAGGGAAAACGTTCCGTTTCCGGGTACTTCAG CACCGCGTGATTGCGTTTAATGGAGAGCAGTCGCGAAAAGTCTACTTTAACGAGGCGGGTTTCAGCATGTCGGAAGGCTACAGAATCCTCATGGGTGGTGCGCCTGAATTAAAGGATGCTCATGTCCAATCCAGCGTCACTGATGCTGATATTGAGGATGGCTTCATAAAGCGACTATTATTGCTTCTCAGAAGGGACAGAATCACCGACA CTTTGCCTACTCTTCTCGATGATATGCACACTCGAATGACAGAGTGGGGGACCGAAGGAAAAATCAACCCTTTCAGCCAA CTCGTCTTCCAAATGACCATTCGAATGGCAACGTGCAAGGAGCTGGCGGAAGATCGCAAGGCGATGAACGATTTGGCAAAGCATTACTGGGCCCTCGAGAAGAGTGCTACACCCGTCTCGCTTCTCCTCCCCTGGTTCCCTGGCCCCGCTAAGCGAGCAAAGGAGAAGTCGACGGTCGCACTGTACAATCTATTCAACTCCTTCGTAGAACGCCGCCGTAATGCCACTGTCCCGTCCTCAGACCCCATCGACCTCTTTATTGCCCAAGGAGATTCAAACGATACTATTATCGGAGTAC CATGCTGGactcttctcttcctcgGCTCAAACCCagtgtggaagaaaaaagtcgTCGATGAGCTCAAAGCCCTCGTCGCGAACCACACCGACACCCTCTCCTCCGAGCCACTGCACAAGCGCCTCGCCGCGATCCCGCTCAACGCTTGGGAAGAACAACTCCCAACCATTGACCTTGCCATCCGCGAGACGCTCAGAATAACAGCGACCGGGTCTACCCTTAGGCGGAACATGCACAAGGACGTCACGGTTGATGGCGTCACTGTCAAGCGCGGAGACTTCCTGACGTACCAGCTCGCAGACGTGCATTTGAACCCAGAGATATACAAGGATCCGATGCAGTTCGATCCGTCACGGTTCCTTGAGGGCAGGGAGGAAGATCGCAAGGAGACCTTTGCATTCATTGGCTGGGGTGTCG GCCGTCATCCTTGTGCTGGTATGAAAATCGCGAAACTTGAGATCAAGTTGATCCTGGCTTTAATCCTTCTTGGATACGAGTATGAACTCGTTGATGGTTCCGGGAAGTACCCGAAGCAGCTTCCAACTCCAGACAGGAACGATATCCAGCAG GCACGACCGCTAGGAGAACCTTGCTACATGAAGTTTAAGAAGGTTGCAGAATAA